Within Bdellovibrio bacteriovorus HD100, the genomic segment CTTCTTTCCCCGGCTGTGACCATTCTTGAATGGTCCACAAATGTCGTGCTGAAGCTGTTCACCTTTGGAAACTTCCACAAAGCGCCAAAAGAAACCCATATTGAATTTGAGGATCTGCCACAACAAACCAAACAATATGTGGTGAATCTGGTCAGTGCCGACAAGAAAATGGCCCGGGAAATCATGCTGCCCTGGAAAGATGTCATCTTCGTGCGCAAGACCGACTCCATCGAAGATGTTGAGACCATCATTATGAACTCCCGCCACACCCGGTTGCCGGTTCTTGATGGTGAAGAGGTTATTGGCCTTATCAACACCAAAGAATTCCTGACCGCGCGCCGCTACGGTGAATCTGAGTGGCAAAGCGTGATCCGTCCGATTCTGCGGTTTAAGGCTTTTGAACCTCTGTTCCGAATTTTGCTGAAAATGCAGGAACAAAAATCGCACATGGCGATCATCTATGAACAACAACACCCGATGGGTCTTGTGACCATGGAAGACATCTTCGAAGAAATCATCGGTGATGTCTTTGACGAAGATGATGATGGTCTGATGAAAAAGATTCTGGCATCCAAGTCCCGCCGTCGTCCGATTTAAAACAGTTTCATTTCAACAAAAGCCCAGGACCTTCCCGGGCTTTTTTTTTACACTGGACCTGGCAAGAGTGTAATATGCCACTTTCCATACAACTGAAAATTTTTCCCCTAAAATAAAAGAGACAGAAGAAAGGAGCATGCGATGACTCTTTTTCCGCTGGCACTCATACTGTTCTTTTCAACCTCCCCCAGCATTGCCAGTGAGGTTTCGGCCCCTCTTGCAGACTATGGCTCCATCACTTTAAGCGACGACAAAAAGGGACTTCAACTGCGACTTTCACTGAATGCCCCGCCGTTCACAATGTATTCATTCCGCCTGGTGAACAACTGCCAACAACAAAAACCCGAACATTTCCGTACACGACAGCCATTAGCCGGATCCATTATTACCAACCGTGAAGGATACGCCCAGTCCACACGGACCTTTCATCGAGAGACAATCCAGCGACTGCGACAAAGCGGTCTGAATGCCGTCGTGTTTTTTGTGCATGACCACAAAACACTGCGATTTCTTACCTGCAGCGAATTCAGAACCACCTTTATGGATCCTGAATACAACTGGTGGAACGAACAATTTTCCCCACTTCTTATACCTAACGAAGAAAGTCCTCGGCAATGAAGCGTGCGGCGCTGCTGACCGCCATTCTTGTGTTGGGACTTGTCCTGTCACAACTTCTGCCTGTTTATCTTGGCGAGATGCCACCGCATTATCCTGAAGCCCTTCAGTTGATGACCATGACACTGTTGGCATTCATCATGATACAGGTCGGACGAGAGTTTGCCATCGACCTGAAGAACAGACATCAGTATTTGGTGGACTATGGGGTGGCGGCCACCGCCGCCGCATTCCCCTGGATCTTTTGCACCCTCTACTTTCTGGCTTTTCTTATGCCGGAACAAACTCACTCATCCACACCCCCGTGGATCGAAGCACTGCTGGCGGCGCGCTTCGCCGCCCCCACCTCTGCCGGAGTGCTGTTTTCAATGCTCGCCGCCGCTGGTTTATCCGCGACGTGGACTTTTCGCAAAACCCGCATTCTGGCTATTTTTGACGACTTGGACACGGTGCTGTTTATGATTCCGCTTAAAATCCTGCTGGTAGGCTGGGCATGGCAGATGGGTGCAGCCATCTGCACGATGGCCGTCCTGCTTTTGTTAGGCTGGAAATTCTATCGCAGGCTGCGCTGGCCGTGCTCGTGGCCCTGGATAATTTTATATTCTCTGACTGTCACAGCCCTGAGTGAAATAACTTATGTCCTTACACGGGATGAACAAACCCGAGTGGGCATGCACATCGAGATACTTCTGCCTGCATTTCTTCTGGGCTGCGCACTTTCCACAAAGCATCCCAAAGATGTCATCGTGCCGGGCGAAAATCCGCCCGGCCTAAAAACGGAAGAAAAAGTGGGCTTAACAATTTCAGCGGCTTTCATGCTGCTGGTTGGACTTTCTATGCCGGCAGCCACAGGGGCAAATCCAGCCATTGTGCTGAACATGGAAATCCCCACAATCCTCTTGCATGTGCTGGCTGTCACGGTTGTCGCCAACCTGGGCAAAATGTTTACACTGTTCTGTTATAAGAAAGAAGCCAGTTTCAAAGAGCGCCTGGCTGTGTCCATAGCGCTATTTCCCCGCGGTGAGGTCGGCGCAGGAGTATTGGCACTGTCCCTGTCCTATGGAATTCAAGGACCGTTTCTGGCAATCGCCTTTTTATCTCTGGCCCTGAATCTGATTCTGACCGGAGGTTTCATTTACATTGTAAAACGTCTGATCTCTGCCTAAGTCCCGGATCTTCTGCTTTTAATTTTTCCGGCAAAACATCCATAGAAGCTGATCCCGCTTGCTACGCACGATCTTTTGATTCTTGTAGATTCCCAGATGTCCCGAAACAAAGTAAGCCACCACACAAGCCAATAAAGCGTAAGGGGCTATGCTCCAGCCAAAGATTTCACATGCCATCACTGCACACGCCAGCGGCGTGTTGGCGGCAGCTCCAAACACAGCGGCAAACCCCAGGGCCGCAAGCAAAGAAATCGACAGTGGCAACACCACAGAAAGTGCGCTTCCCAGGCCGGAGCCAACAAAAACCAGAGGAATAAACTCCCCACCCTTAAACCCCGAACCCACTGTCAGACCGGTGAAAAGAGTTTTATAGACAGGATCCACGAAGGACGCCGCTTGCGTGAAATAGTCCTGAATGACCGGAATCCCCAGACCCACGAAACGAAAACTTCCTTCCAGATGAAAGAGCAGCACCAACAAAACCCCGGCCACCAAGGGTTTCAGCACCGGATGCTTTACAAATCTTTTCTGCAGTCGCTCAACCAGATGTGTGAATCGCATGAAGACATTGGCGGCAAGACCAAACGTAAGCCCTGCCCCGAAGACCGCCACAAAACCCAGCGCGCTGTATGAAATCTCACCCACCGGACCAAACACCGAGTGCGGAGCCCCCAACAGACGGCAGATATAAAAAGCGACAAACGAAGCCACCAGACATTCCGCCACTGCAAACAGTCGAAGTCTTCCCACCTGAATCACTTCAAGGCCGAACAAAGCTCCTGCCAAAGGGGCACCGATCGCAGCACTAAATCCCGCCCCAGCGCCGGCAATCAAAAGCACCTTGCGATCTTCTGGCGACATTTTTATGAAGTGATTGAACTGATCCGCAAGACTGGCCCCCATCTGCACAGCGGTGCCCTCACGCCCCGCAGAGCCCCCGAAAAGATGAGTCAGAACTGTGCCCAAAAGCACCATCGGCGCCATTCGAAACGGAATGATATTGGAAGGGTCATGGATTTGTTCCAGAATCAGCCCGGTGCCCTTGTCGGTGTTCTGCCCATACTTGGAGTAGGCATAACCAATCAATGCCCCTGCCAGCGGCAAAAGCCAAATCAGCCAGGGGTGAGATTCGCGCCACAAGGTCGCCGCGTTCAGAGTGATTAAAAACACCGCGGCGGCCATTCCGGCCATCACTCCCACACCTGCACTCAAAAAAAGTCTTTTGATCTGAAACTTCATCTCTAAGGACTGACGCTAGTCCTGACGATAAAAACGGTCAAGGCTTTGAAAAAGAAAAACCCCCGTGGTTTGCACGGGGGTTTCAAGTTTTTGAATCAGCTCCGCCTTAAGAGTGACGGGACATGTATTCTTCCTGAGAGAAGTCATCCACCAGGATTGCGTCGTAGCGAACCGCATCGGATTCCTGGATCAACTTCAGTTCATCCTGAGTGATCACATTCTTCTGAAGGGCTTCATCCAGCAACAAGTGAACTTTCTTCTTAGGCAGAACACCTTCGCGGATGGCTTTTTTCACTTTTTTCTCTGCCGCTTCAGCTTTGTTCGTCACAGAGAACGCGTGTTCCAGACGACCGATAGCTTCGTTGCGGTCTGTTGGCAGATAGATACCATCAGACAGACGCTCACGAATACCACCCTCTTTCAACATCGCAGCAGCGATGCCGTGAGACCAGCCATCAGAAGCTTGAGACCCTACAGAGTTGATACGAGACCAAGCACCGATCCAGCCTTTGAAGAACCAACGCAGACCCGGGATTTTCAGGTTGTCGAAGATGCCATCAAAACCAGTCTGGATGTTCGCCATACAACGCTTCAGGTTGTAGTGAGCAAACGCCAGGTCTTCTTCACGACGACCTTCGTACTCGAAACGACGAAGAATTGCTGTCGCCATGTACATGTTCGCCAGGATATCCGCGAAACGACCGGTGATTTTTTGCTTTGCTTTCAACTGACCACCCAAAACACCCATCGCCACGTCAGACAACAACGCGAACGTTGCAGATGTCCAAGTCAAACGACGAACGTAAACTTTCATTTGCGGGTGAACATCCGGAGTGGATGCCAGGAAACCGCGAGAGCAAGACAACAGAACCGCACGGCATGTGTTACGAATAACGTGACCGATGTGACCCCAGAACGCTCTGTCAAAGCCTTTCAAATCACCCGCTTCCGCAGTTTTAACTTCCGCGTAAGCAAATGGATGGGCACGAAGAGCCCCCTGACCGAAGATCATCAAAGTACGAGTCAGAATGTTTGCACCTTCCACCGTGATACCGATTGGAGTCGCAATATAGATTTCTGCCAACACGTTGCGAGGACCCATAGAGATACCCGCTCCACCCATGATGTCCATGGAATCGTTGATCACTTGGCGGCCCATTTCAGTCGCATAGTATTTTTGCATCGCCGTGATAACACCCGGCTTGATACCTTTATCGATCGCGCCCAGGCAATAACGTCTCATGGCTTCAAGCTGGTAAGCGGCAGCCCCGATACGCGCCAAAGGTTCTTCAACACCCTCGAAGCGACCGATGGACATACCGAACTGACGACGAACCAAAGAGTGCGCAGACACAACACGAGCAGCCAATTTCGCGCCACCCGTTGCCTGAGCTGGCAAGGAGATACCACGACCTGCAGCCAGACACTCCATCAACATCAACCAGCCCTTACCGGCTCCGGCAACACCACCGATGATGGCATCTTCGGCGTTAACGATAACGTCTTTACCTTGAGTCGGACAGTTATAGAACGGAATACCCAGTGGATCATGACGACGACCCAAAACAACACCTGGAGTGCTGGAAGGGATCAACGCACACGTGATACCCACGTCTTCGCCTTTGCCCAGCAGATTTTCAGGGTCGCGCAGACGGAAGGCAAGACCGATCGTTGTAGAGATTGCCGCCAGTGTGATCCAGCGTTTATTCCAGTTCAATTTGATTTGCAGTTTTCCATCCGGACCTTTGAAAAGTACACCGGTGGAAGTGATGGAACCCGCATCCGAACCCGCCGTTGGCTCAGTCAAACCAAAGCAAGGGATTTCGTCACCCGTTGCCAGACGTGGAAGATAGCGGTTTTTCTGAGCGTCAGTTCCGTAGTGCGCCAGAAGCTCTGCAGGACCCAAAGAGTTTGGAACCATCACCGTGATTGCTGTGGACAAAGAACGGGAAGAGATTTTCATGATCACTTCCGAGTGCGCCAGCGCGGAGAATCCAAGACCGCCGTACTCTTTCGGGATGATCATACCCAGGAATTTTTCTTTCTTGATG encodes:
- a CDS encoding hemolysin family protein produces the protein MTEFIVVAACLFINMLLSGSEMAFVTVNRQQLKRLAPTHKNARRLLKLKENPERTLSVIQIGITLVGAIAAAVGGAGAEEALSPWLMSAFTLSEQTAEAVAIAMVVLPISYLSVVIGELVPKTLALRNPLAIALFTAQGLYFGEKLLSPAVTILEWSTNVVLKLFTFGNFHKAPKETHIEFEDLPQQTKQYVVNLVSADKKMAREIMLPWKDVIFVRKTDSIEDVETIIMNSRHTRLPVLDGEEVIGLINTKEFLTARRYGESEWQSVIRPILRFKAFEPLFRILLKMQEQKSHMAIIYEQQHPMGLVTMEDIFEEIIGDVFDEDDDGLMKKILASKSRRRPI
- a CDS encoding cation:proton antiporter, giving the protein MKRAALLTAILVLGLVLSQLLPVYLGEMPPHYPEALQLMTMTLLAFIMIQVGREFAIDLKNRHQYLVDYGVAATAAAFPWIFCTLYFLAFLMPEQTHSSTPPWIEALLAARFAAPTSAGVLFSMLAAAGLSATWTFRKTRILAIFDDLDTVLFMIPLKILLVGWAWQMGAAICTMAVLLLLGWKFYRRLRWPCSWPWIILYSLTVTALSEITYVLTRDEQTRVGMHIEILLPAFLLGCALSTKHPKDVIVPGENPPGLKTEEKVGLTISAAFMLLVGLSMPAATGANPAIVLNMEIPTILLHVLAVTVVANLGKMFTLFCYKKEASFKERLAVSIALFPRGEVGAGVLALSLSYGIQGPFLAIAFLSLALNLILTGGFIYIVKRLISA
- a CDS encoding chloride channel protein is translated as MKFQIKRLFLSAGVGVMAGMAAAVFLITLNAATLWRESHPWLIWLLPLAGALIGYAYSKYGQNTDKGTGLILEQIHDPSNIIPFRMAPMVLLGTVLTHLFGGSAGREGTAVQMGASLADQFNHFIKMSPEDRKVLLIAGAGAGFSAAIGAPLAGALFGLEVIQVGRLRLFAVAECLVASFVAFYICRLLGAPHSVFGPVGEISYSALGFVAVFGAGLTFGLAANVFMRFTHLVERLQKRFVKHPVLKPLVAGVLLVLLFHLEGSFRFVGLGIPVIQDYFTQAASFVDPVYKTLFTGLTVGSGFKGGEFIPLVFVGSGLGSALSVVLPLSISLLAALGFAAVFGAAANTPLACAVMACEIFGWSIAPYALLACVVAYFVSGHLGIYKNQKIVRSKRDQLLWMFCRKN
- a CDS encoding acyl-CoA dehydrogenase; amino-acid sequence: MDSISSFYGMFLENYTGLWVLGSVVLLLFVGFFSSPLIVWAIALAAILVGFGAPTWLLAVYAVIAIIFLITPLRAALVTSGLLAFMKKMQFLPKISDTEKAALDAGAVWVEKDLFSGNPNFGNLLKEDYPQLTAEEQAFMDGPVNNLCKVLDHWKIHKDKDIPKEAWDIIKKEKFLGMIIPKEYGGLGFSALAHSEVIMKISSRSLSTAITVMVPNSLGPAELLAHYGTDAQKNRYLPRLATGDEIPCFGLTEPTAGSDAGSITSTGVLFKGPDGKLQIKLNWNKRWITLAAISTTIGLAFRLRDPENLLGKGEDVGITCALIPSSTPGVVLGRRHDPLGIPFYNCPTQGKDVIVNAEDAIIGGVAGAGKGWLMLMECLAAGRGISLPAQATGGAKLAARVVSAHSLVRRQFGMSIGRFEGVEEPLARIGAAAYQLEAMRRYCLGAIDKGIKPGVITAMQKYYATEMGRQVINDSMDIMGGAGISMGPRNVLAEIYIATPIGITVEGANILTRTLMIFGQGALRAHPFAYAEVKTAEAGDLKGFDRAFWGHIGHVIRNTCRAVLLSCSRGFLASTPDVHPQMKVYVRRLTWTSATFALLSDVAMGVLGGQLKAKQKITGRFADILANMYMATAILRRFEYEGRREEDLAFAHYNLKRCMANIQTGFDGIFDNLKIPGLRWFFKGWIGAWSRINSVGSQASDGWSHGIAAAMLKEGGIRERLSDGIYLPTDRNEAIGRLEHAFSVTNKAEAAEKKVKKAIREGVLPKKKVHLLLDEALQKNVITQDELKLIQESDAVRYDAILVDDFSQEEYMSRHS